In one window of Brassica rapa cultivar Chiifu-401-42 chromosome A07, CAAS_Brap_v3.01, whole genome shotgun sequence DNA:
- the LOC103829176 gene encoding uncharacterized protein LOC103829176, producing the protein MESPRNHVGSEEEEYSSCESGWTMYIGDAIQGNDHSTVVVDDNDDDESHVKYADDGYENDDGGKESDDSMTSDASSGPSNHLPNNINKHAARKNGSKQVYIEKRQPKEKTLSNEGEKSEVKARTRTSAASRVQSRGKVSKTK; encoded by the coding sequence ATGGAGTCCCCTAGGAACCATGTAGGCTCCGAGGAGGAGGAATACAGCAGTTGTGAGTCAGGGTGGACTATGTACATAGGAGACGCCATTCAAGGAAATGACCATTCTactgttgttgttgatgataatgatgatgatgagtcaCATGTAAAATATGCCGATGATGGTTATGAGAATGATGATGGTGGTAAAGAGAGTGATGATTCGATGACCTCTGATGCATCTTCAGGGCCTAGCAATCACCTTCCAAACAACATCAACAAACATGCAGCTAGGAAGAATGGTTCTAAGCAAGTCTACATTGAAAAACGCCAACCTAAAGAGAAAACATTAAGCAATGAAGGAGAAAAATCAGAGGTCAAAGCTAGAACAAGAACAAGTGCAGCTAGCCGTGTCCAGAGTAGAGGCAAGGTGAGCAAAACCAAATGA
- the LOC117125629 gene encoding uncharacterized protein LOC117125629, whose protein sequence is MMWISVQTAMDLVVAGISLMIGLGFFALIASVLCSVAFFHHVKATS, encoded by the coding sequence ATGATGTGGATAAGCGTGCAGACAGCGATGGATCTAGTCGTCGCCGGAATCTCTTTGATGATCGGATTAGGATTCTTCGCTCTCATCGCCTCCGTCCTTTGTTCCGTGGCCTTCTTCCACCATGTCAAAGCTACTTCTTGA
- the LOC103829178 gene encoding chaperonin 60 subunit beta 4, chloroplastic isoform X1, with translation MASSLSALPLADRNFRKNSSLSHSSSSRFVLRARAAAKEVHFNRDGSVTKKLKAGADMVAKLLGVTLGPKGRNVVLQNKYGPPKIVNDGETVLKEIELEDPLENVGVKLVRQAGAKTNDLAGDGSTTSIVLAHGLITEGIKVVSAGINPIQVARGIDKTAKALVLELKSMSREIEDHELADVAAVSAGNDYEVGNMIANAFQQVGRSGVVTIEKGKYLVNNLEVVEGMQFNRGYLSPYFVTDRRKREVEFHDCKLLLVDEKITNPKDMFKILDSAVKEEFPVLIVAEEIEQDALAPVIRNKLKGNLKAAAIKAPSFGERKSHCLDDLAILTGATVIRDEMGLSLEKAGKEVLGTAKRVLVTKDSTLIVTNGDTQKAVEERVSQIKKLVQNTEENFQKKILNERIARLSGGIALIQVGAQTQVELKDKQLKVEDALNATKSAIEEGIVVGGGCALLRLAAKVDSIKDTLDNTEQKIGAEIFKKALSYPIRLIAKNAGTNGNIVIEKVLLNENMMYGYNAAKNQYEDLMMAGIIDPSKVVRCCLEHAASVANTFLTSDAVVVEIKENKPRPMINPPMPTSPAASSMFPDRNSPRFPQIMPRTRNHFPRK, from the exons ATGGCTTCCTCACTCTCTGCATTACCTCTCGCTGATCGAAACTTTCGCAAAAATTCTTCCCTTTCGCACTCTTCGTCCTCTCGTTTCGTTCTTAGAGCAAGAGCCGCCGCAAAAGAGGTTCACTTCAACCGTGATGGCTCTGTCACCAAGAAGCTCAAG GCAGGTGCAGATATGGTAGCAAAGCTATTAGGCGTTACATTAGGTCCAAAGGGACGAAACGTGGTGTTGCAGAACAAGTATGGACCTCCCAAGATCGTCAATGACGGTGAAACTGTTCTCAAAGAG ATAGAGTTGGAGGATCCGTTGGAGAATGTTGGAGTGAAACTTGTGAGGCAAGCAGGTGCTAAGACTAATGACCTTGCTGGTGATGGTTCCACTACATCTATAGTGCTTGCTCATGGCCTTATCACTGAAGGTATTAAG GTGGTTTCTGCTGGGATAAATCCAATCCAAGTTGCTCGTGGTATTGATAAAACCGCAAAAGCTCTTGTTTTAGAGCTCAAGTCTATGTCTAGAGAG ATTGAGGATCATGAGCTTGCTGATGTTGCAGCAGTTAGTGCAGGGAACGACTACGAAGTGGGGAACATGATTGCAAATGCTTTTCAGCAAGTAGGAAGGAGTGGTGTAGTTACGATAGAGAAAGGCAAATACCTAGTGAACAATCTTGAGGTTGTGGAAGGAATGCAGTTTAATCGTGGCTACTTATCTCCTTACTTTGTTACTGATAGAAGGAAGAGAGAAGTTGAGTTCCATGATTGCAAG cTGCTATTGGTTGATGAGAAAATAACAAATCCAAAAGATATGTTCAAGATACTGGACTCTGCTGTTAAAGAGGAGTTTCCAGTTCTTATAGTTGCTGAGGAGATTGAGCAAGATGCTCTTGCTCCTGTTATCAGGAACAAACTGAAAGGTAACCTGAAGGCGGCAGCTATCAAAGCTCCTTCCTTTGGTGAGCGCAAGAGCCATTGCTTGGATGATCTTGCTATCTTAACTGGAG CTACTGTGATCAGAGATGAGATGGGGTTGAGCTTAGAGAAGGCAGGAAAAGAAGTTTTAGGAACAGCAAAAAGGGTTCTTGTAACTAAGGACTCAACACTGATTGTTACTAATGGGGATACTCAGAAAGCAGTTGAGGAAAGGGTTTCTCAGATTAAAAAACTTGTCCAG AACACTGAGGAAAATTTTCAGAAGAAGATTCTCAATGAAAGGATAGCCAGATTATCCGGTGGAATTGCATTAATCCAG GTAGGTGCACAGACGCAAGTAGAGTTGAAGGATAAACAGCTAAAGGTTGAAGATGCCCTGAATGCAACTAAG TCAGCAATTGAAGAAGGGATTGTAGTTGGTGGTGGTTGTGCCCTCTTGAGACTGGCTGCTAAAGTAGACAGCATCAAAGACACCCTAGACAACACAGAACAAAAG ATTGGAGCTGAAATATTCAAGAAAGCATTGAGCTACCCTATTAGACTTATAGCCAAAAACGCTGGCACTAATGGGAATATTGTCATAGAAAAG GTCTTATTGAACGAAAACATGATGTACGGTTACAACGCTGCAAAGAATCAATACGAAGATCTGATGATGGCTGGTATCATCGATCCGAGCAAG GTAGTGAGATGTTGCTTGGAACACGCTGCATCAGTGGCTAATACGTTTCTGACGTCAGACGCTGTTGTGGTTGAGATCAAAGAAAACAAACCGAGGCCAATGATTAACCCACCGATGCCTACTTCTCCAGCTGCATCCTCCATGTTCCCTGACAGAAACTCCCCAAGATTCCCTCAAATTATGCCTAGAACTCGAAACCACTTTCCAAGGAAGTAG
- the LOC103829178 gene encoding chaperonin 60 subunit beta 4, chloroplastic isoform X2: protein MALSPRSSSLVQAGADMVAKLLGVTLGPKGRNVVLQNKYGPPKIVNDGETVLKEIELEDPLENVGVKLVRQAGAKTNDLAGDGSTTSIVLAHGLITEGIKVVSAGINPIQVARGIDKTAKALVLELKSMSREIEDHELADVAAVSAGNDYEVGNMIANAFQQVGRSGVVTIEKGKYLVNNLEVVEGMQFNRGYLSPYFVTDRRKREVEFHDCKLLLVDEKITNPKDMFKILDSAVKEEFPVLIVAEEIEQDALAPVIRNKLKGNLKAAAIKAPSFGERKSHCLDDLAILTGATVIRDEMGLSLEKAGKEVLGTAKRVLVTKDSTLIVTNGDTQKAVEERVSQIKKLVQNTEENFQKKILNERIARLSGGIALIQVGAQTQVELKDKQLKVEDALNATKSAIEEGIVVGGGCALLRLAAKVDSIKDTLDNTEQKIGAEIFKKALSYPIRLIAKNAGTNGNIVIEKVLLNENMMYGYNAAKNQYEDLMMAGIIDPSKVVRCCLEHAASVANTFLTSDAVVVEIKENKPRPMINPPMPTSPAASSMFPDRNSPRFPQIMPRTRNHFPRK, encoded by the exons ATGGCTCTGTCACCAAGAAGCTCAAG TTTGGTGCAGGCAGGTGCAGATATGGTAGCAAAGCTATTAGGCGTTACATTAGGTCCAAAGGGACGAAACGTGGTGTTGCAGAACAAGTATGGACCTCCCAAGATCGTCAATGACGGTGAAACTGTTCTCAAAGAG ATAGAGTTGGAGGATCCGTTGGAGAATGTTGGAGTGAAACTTGTGAGGCAAGCAGGTGCTAAGACTAATGACCTTGCTGGTGATGGTTCCACTACATCTATAGTGCTTGCTCATGGCCTTATCACTGAAGGTATTAAG GTGGTTTCTGCTGGGATAAATCCAATCCAAGTTGCTCGTGGTATTGATAAAACCGCAAAAGCTCTTGTTTTAGAGCTCAAGTCTATGTCTAGAGAG ATTGAGGATCATGAGCTTGCTGATGTTGCAGCAGTTAGTGCAGGGAACGACTACGAAGTGGGGAACATGATTGCAAATGCTTTTCAGCAAGTAGGAAGGAGTGGTGTAGTTACGATAGAGAAAGGCAAATACCTAGTGAACAATCTTGAGGTTGTGGAAGGAATGCAGTTTAATCGTGGCTACTTATCTCCTTACTTTGTTACTGATAGAAGGAAGAGAGAAGTTGAGTTCCATGATTGCAAG cTGCTATTGGTTGATGAGAAAATAACAAATCCAAAAGATATGTTCAAGATACTGGACTCTGCTGTTAAAGAGGAGTTTCCAGTTCTTATAGTTGCTGAGGAGATTGAGCAAGATGCTCTTGCTCCTGTTATCAGGAACAAACTGAAAGGTAACCTGAAGGCGGCAGCTATCAAAGCTCCTTCCTTTGGTGAGCGCAAGAGCCATTGCTTGGATGATCTTGCTATCTTAACTGGAG CTACTGTGATCAGAGATGAGATGGGGTTGAGCTTAGAGAAGGCAGGAAAAGAAGTTTTAGGAACAGCAAAAAGGGTTCTTGTAACTAAGGACTCAACACTGATTGTTACTAATGGGGATACTCAGAAAGCAGTTGAGGAAAGGGTTTCTCAGATTAAAAAACTTGTCCAG AACACTGAGGAAAATTTTCAGAAGAAGATTCTCAATGAAAGGATAGCCAGATTATCCGGTGGAATTGCATTAATCCAG GTAGGTGCACAGACGCAAGTAGAGTTGAAGGATAAACAGCTAAAGGTTGAAGATGCCCTGAATGCAACTAAG TCAGCAATTGAAGAAGGGATTGTAGTTGGTGGTGGTTGTGCCCTCTTGAGACTGGCTGCTAAAGTAGACAGCATCAAAGACACCCTAGACAACACAGAACAAAAG ATTGGAGCTGAAATATTCAAGAAAGCATTGAGCTACCCTATTAGACTTATAGCCAAAAACGCTGGCACTAATGGGAATATTGTCATAGAAAAG GTCTTATTGAACGAAAACATGATGTACGGTTACAACGCTGCAAAGAATCAATACGAAGATCTGATGATGGCTGGTATCATCGATCCGAGCAAG GTAGTGAGATGTTGCTTGGAACACGCTGCATCAGTGGCTAATACGTTTCTGACGTCAGACGCTGTTGTGGTTGAGATCAAAGAAAACAAACCGAGGCCAATGATTAACCCACCGATGCCTACTTCTCCAGCTGCATCCTCCATGTTCCCTGACAGAAACTCCCCAAGATTCCCTCAAATTATGCCTAGAACTCGAAACCACTTTCCAAGGAAGTAG